The following proteins are encoded in a genomic region of Chelmon rostratus isolate fCheRos1 chromosome 3, fCheRos1.pri, whole genome shotgun sequence:
- the LOC121604355 gene encoding mitochondrial glycine transporter B-like isoform X1, with product MELTLAAAHPALKAFMCGSLSGTCSTLLFQPLDLVKTRLQTLQNNAKPGAPRVGMCTVFINVIRTENFFSLWKGVSPSFVRCIPGVGIYFSTFYSLKQHYFLDRAPNAGEAVLLGAGARAVAGVCMLPFTVIKTRFESGCYNYVSVAGALRSVYETEGIRALFSGLTATLLRDAPFSGIYVMFYSQAKKALPQEVASSACAPLVNFSCGVVAGVMASLVTQPADVVKTHIQISPSHWSTVAAIRCIYTEHGMGGFFRGAVPRSLRRTLMAAMAWTVYEQLMAQMGLKS from the exons GCTCACCCAGCTCTCAAAGCCTTTATGTGTGGCTCACTCAGCGGCACCTGCTCGACACTGCTCTTCCAGCCTTTGGATCTGGTCAAGACAAGGCTGCAGACCCTGCAGAACAATGCCAAGCCAGG TGCACCAAGAGTGGGGATGTGTACTGTTTTCATCAATGTTATTAGGACAGAGAATTTCTTCAGTCTGTGGAAAGGAGTTTCACCA TCATTTGTGCGCTGCATCCCCGGAGTGGGCATCTACTTCAGCACCTTCTACTCCCTGAAGCAGCACTACTTCCTGGACCGGGCGCCCAATGCTGGCGAGGCTGTTTTGCTTGGAGCGGGTGCCAGAGCTGTGGCTGGTGTCTGCATGCTGCCATTCACAGTCATCAAGACACGCTTTGAG AGTGGCTGTTACAACTATGTGAGTGTGGCAGGGGCTCTGAGGAGTGTGTATGAGACCGAGGGGATCAGGGCTCTGTTTTCTGGGCTGACTGCCACGCTGCTCCGAGACGCTCCGTTCTCTGGTATCTACGTAATGTTCTACAGCCAGGCCAAGAAGGCTCTGCCTCAAG AGGTGGCTTCGTCAGCCTGCGCCCCGCTGGTGAACTTCAGCTGCGGGGTGGTGGCAGGCGTCATGGCGTCGCTGGTCACGCAGCCGGCTGATGTGGTGAAGACCCACATTCAAATCAGCCCATCCCACTGGAGCACAGTGGCCGCTATTCGCTGCATCTACACG GAACATGGCATGGGCGGGTTTTTTCGTGGGGCTGTACCCAGGTCCCTGCGACGCACTCTGATGGCTGCCATGGCTTGGACTGTCTATGAACAGCTGATGGCTCAAATGGGCCTCAAATCCTGA
- the LOC121604355 gene encoding mitochondrial glycine transporter B-like isoform X2: protein MKEGKMQKKQDSQSRAPGSLGKAHPALKAFMCGSLSGTCSTLLFQPLDLVKTRLQTLQNNAKPGAPRVGMCTVFINVIRTENFFSLWKGVSPSFVRCIPGVGIYFSTFYSLKQHYFLDRAPNAGEAVLLGAGARAVAGVCMLPFTVIKTRFESGCYNYVSVAGALRSVYETEGIRALFSGLTATLLRDAPFSGIYVMFYSQAKKALPQEVASSACAPLVNFSCGVVAGVMASLVTQPADVVKTHIQISPSHWSTVAAIRCIYTEHGMGGFFRGAVPRSLRRTLMAAMAWTVYEQLMAQMGLKS, encoded by the exons atgaaagaGGGCAAGATGCAGAAAAAACAGGATTCTCAGAGCCGAGCCCCGGGCAGCCTGGGGAAG GCTCACCCAGCTCTCAAAGCCTTTATGTGTGGCTCACTCAGCGGCACCTGCTCGACACTGCTCTTCCAGCCTTTGGATCTGGTCAAGACAAGGCTGCAGACCCTGCAGAACAATGCCAAGCCAGG TGCACCAAGAGTGGGGATGTGTACTGTTTTCATCAATGTTATTAGGACAGAGAATTTCTTCAGTCTGTGGAAAGGAGTTTCACCA TCATTTGTGCGCTGCATCCCCGGAGTGGGCATCTACTTCAGCACCTTCTACTCCCTGAAGCAGCACTACTTCCTGGACCGGGCGCCCAATGCTGGCGAGGCTGTTTTGCTTGGAGCGGGTGCCAGAGCTGTGGCTGGTGTCTGCATGCTGCCATTCACAGTCATCAAGACACGCTTTGAG AGTGGCTGTTACAACTATGTGAGTGTGGCAGGGGCTCTGAGGAGTGTGTATGAGACCGAGGGGATCAGGGCTCTGTTTTCTGGGCTGACTGCCACGCTGCTCCGAGACGCTCCGTTCTCTGGTATCTACGTAATGTTCTACAGCCAGGCCAAGAAGGCTCTGCCTCAAG AGGTGGCTTCGTCAGCCTGCGCCCCGCTGGTGAACTTCAGCTGCGGGGTGGTGGCAGGCGTCATGGCGTCGCTGGTCACGCAGCCGGCTGATGTGGTGAAGACCCACATTCAAATCAGCCCATCCCACTGGAGCACAGTGGCCGCTATTCGCTGCATCTACACG GAACATGGCATGGGCGGGTTTTTTCGTGGGGCTGTACCCAGGTCCCTGCGACGCACTCTGATGGCTGCCATGGCTTGGACTGTCTATGAACAGCTGATGGCTCAAATGGGCCTCAAATCCTGA